A single genomic interval of Rhododendron vialii isolate Sample 1 chromosome 3a, ASM3025357v1 harbors:
- the LOC131318521 gene encoding uncharacterized protein LOC131318521 has translation MAGRPPPRHNWVQAEEMLLISELKSMAVSRLWTTSSGHFRPSYTSYLKHFMNNDFPDASIEEWHIEAKIKKWRRTCFIIVNLLDRPGFEWDASQNMVVAEDDVWDAFVQVNKQAREARDVQFPLFEDWRVCFIPPREEPEE, from the exons CTGGTCGTCCGCCTCCTCGTCACAATTGGGTCCAGGCTGAGGAGATGTTGTTGATTTCGGAACTGAAATCAATGGCGGTGTCTCGATTGTGGACCACCAGCAGTGGACACTTTCGTCCAAGTTACACGAGCTACTTGAAACATTTCATGAACAATGATTTTCCCGATGCTAGCATTGAGGAATGGCATATTGAAGCGAAGATAAAGAAGTGGCGCCGTACTTGCTTCATCATTGTCAACCTACTTGATCGTCCCGGGTTTGAATGGGATGCAAGTCAAAACATGGTGGTGGCTGAAGATGACGTTTGGGATGCATTCGTCCAA GTTAACAAACAAGCTAGGGAGGCAAGAGATGTTCAATTTCCACTGTTTGAAGATTGGCGTGTTTGCTTCATTCCTCCTCGCGAAGAGCCCGAGGAGTAG
- the LOC131318518 gene encoding uncharacterized protein LOC131318518 encodes MKNSGVFIFTPSSFSRVLGFLRFKIWAPLGFPKFNQAVEGRKLDEITPGYPLFPTPGLDLWLHFCCRLICSLRRRRNRVLDGDLECSQTSFLNSDYSMTGEEKDYYWVVFVGRKPGIYTTWGEAQLQVNGYSGSMAKRYKTFDEAEEALLKFHEKRYELTKLEAKSSTSASAVGLQHEINGCWSFVLCFFLGFVGCILLALVLHSE; translated from the exons ATGAAAAATTCAGGGGTCTTCATTTTTACCCCCTCTTCGTTTTCACGCGTATTAGGGTTTCTCCGGTTCAAAATTTGGGCTCCTCTTGGGTTCCCCAAATTTAATCAGGCTGTGGAGGGGAGGAAGTTGGATGAAATCACCCCTGGTTATCCCCTTTTCCCAACCCCAGGTCTCGATTTGTGGCTTCATTTCTGTTGCCGACTCATTTGTTCTCTGCGGAGGAGAAGAAATAGGGTTTTGGATGGCGATTTGGAGTGCAGTCAAACTAGCTTCCTCAACTCAG ATTATTCAATGACAGGTGAAGAAAAAGACTATTATTGGGTGGTTTTCGTTGGGCGTAAGCCGGGCATCTATACAACTTGGGGAGAAGCTCAACTCCAAGTTAATGGATACTCAGGAAGCATGGCGAAAAGATACAAGACATTCGATGAAGCCGAAGAAGCATTGCTCAAGTTTCACGAGAAGAGATACGAGCTCACAAAGTTGGAAGCCAAAAGTTCCACATCTGCAAGTGCGGTGGGACTTCAACATGAAATCAATGGATGCTGGTCGtttgttctatgtttttttttaggtttcgtAGGTTGTATTTTGTTGGCACTTGTTCTCCATTCCGAATGA